One genomic region from Xylocopa sonorina isolate GNS202 chromosome 8, iyXylSono1_principal, whole genome shotgun sequence encodes:
- the Bre1 gene encoding E3 ubiquitin-protein ligase Bre1 isoform X1 translates to MSKRPADSGDSGSQPPIKKVQFEPILIGPISTLEEMDMKVLQFQNKKLAQRLEQRHRVEAELRQRIEQLEKRQMQDDAVLNVVNRYWNQLNEDIRVLLQRFDAETADESENKNESEATTSFLMQLSSWDKEELDDKLANRVQVSKRAVSKVVQAFDRLSQRNEKITLALKGEFDGEEAPNIDEVVRRANAEIQMENRNLQAINIQLHEKYHTISLKMSELQDTITGKDTLAAELRNQVDDLQYELNKVRARNDKLEHHLGEAIEKLKAFQQIHGTDEKGSNKPNTLVASSVSQTKLEDLQRELEETRELANNRLQELDKLHQQHRDALKEVEKLKMDIRQLPESVIVETTEYKCLQSQFSVLYNESMQLKTQLDDARQQLQSSKNAHLRHIEMMEASSEELMAQKKLRGECIQLEDVLAQLRKEYEMLRIEFEQNLAANEQTGPINREMRHLITSLQNHNQQLKGEVHRYKRKYKEASSEIPRLKKEIEELTTKLGQQTSQENKEGNNSDGSGKEEDASNSLPGSTQIKEESGVSIKRESGEEEVETIEVGEGEGNKGTPDSLTLTSPTLKKEKDIKREKDIKKEAIKTEHRDPAHRTKDTKVAESELVRDLKAQLKKAVNEMKEMKLLLDMYKGVGKEQRDKVQLMAAERKTRAELDELRQQIKKIQESKREERKKLADEDAQIKIKKLEEQAYTLQRQVASQKQNCVWFQEEEALLNEMEVTGQAFEDMQEQNSRLIQQLREKDDANFKLMTERIKSNQLHKLAREEKDVLKEQVSTLTTQVEAANVVVRKLEEKERLLQNSLATVEKELALRQQAMEMHKRKAIESAQSAADLKLHLEKYHSQMKEAQQVVAEKTSSLEAEAYKTKRLQEEIAQLRRKVERMKKIELAETLDEVMAEELREYKETLTCPSCKVKRKDAVLTKCFHVFCWDCLRTRYETRQRKCPKCNCAFGANDYHRLYLST, encoded by the exons ATGTCAAAGCGACCAGCAGACAGTGGGGACTCGGGTTCCCAGCCACCTATCAAAAAAGTTCAATTCGAGCCGATTTTGATCGGGCCTATCTCAACGCTCGAAGAAATGGACATGAAAGTTTTACAGTTTCAAAATAAAAAGCTGGCCCAG AGATTAGAACAACGTCATAGAGTAGAGGCTGAATTGAGACAACGAATAGAACAATTAGAGAAACGGCAGATGCAAGATGATGCGGTACTTAACGTTGTTAATCGTTATTGGAATCAATTGAACGAAGACATACGTGTACTGCTTCAGAGGTTTGATGCTGAAACAGCCGATGAATCGGAGAATAAAA ATGAAAGTGAAGCTACAACGTCGTTTCTCATGCAACTTTCTTCATGGGACAAGGAAGAGTTGGATGACAAATTGGCAAATCGTGTACAAGTATCTAAACGTGCAGTTTCAAAGGTTGTACAAGCATTTGATCGTCTTTCCcaaagaaatgaaaaaattaCCCTCGCGCTTAAAGGAGAATTTGATGGAG AAGAAGCACCTAATATTGATGAAGTTGTGCGCAGAGCAAATGCTGAGATACAAATGGAAAATAGGAATCTTCAAGCTATAAATATACAACTTCATGAAAAATATCATACTATTTCATTAAAA ATGTCGGAATTACAAGATACAATAACTGGTAAAGATACGCTTGCTGCCGAGCTTCGTAACCAAGTGGACGATCTTCAGTACGAACTGAATAAAGTACGTGCACGTAACGACAAGTTAGAGCATCATTTAGGAGAAGCGATTGAAAAGTTAAAAGCATTTCAACAAATACACGGTACAGACGAAAAGGGCAGCAATAAACCAAATACCTTGGTTGCATCAAGTGTGTCGCAAACGAAG CTTGAAGATTTGCAGAGAGAATTGGAAGAGACTAGAGAACTAGCTAATAATAggttacaagaattagataaacTACATCAACAACATCGTGATGCATTGAAAGAAGTAGAAAAGTTAAAAATGGAT ATACGTCAACTTCCAGAATCAGTAATTGTTGAGACAACAGAGTACAAATGTTTGCAGTCCCAATTTTCTGTATTATACAATGAATCGATGCAGTTGAAAACCCAACTAGATGATGCCCGTCAACAATTACAGTCCAGCAAGAACGCTCATTTACGTCACATTGAAATGATGGAGGCAAGT AGCGAAGAATTGATGGCACAAAAAAAGCTACGCGGAGAGTGTATACAGTTGGAGGACGTCTTAGCCCAATTACGGAAGGAGTATGAAATGTTAAGAATTGAATTCGAGCAAAATTTAGCCGCAAATGAGCAAACAGGCCCGATCAATCGTGAGATGAGACATCTGATTACATCTTTGCAGAATCATAATCAACAACTTAAAGGCGAAGTTCATCGTTATAAACGAAAATACAAAGAAGCTTCGTCGGAAATACCGAGG CTAAAGAAAGAAATCGAGGAATTAACGACAAAGTTGGGCCAACAAACGTCTCAGGAAAACAAAGAAGGGAATAATTCAGACGGTAGTGGGAAAGAAGAGGATGCATCGAATTCTCTTCCAGGTTCTACACAG ATCAAAGAAGAAAGTGGAGTCTCAATAAAAAGAGAGTCTggagaagaagaagtagaaaCAATTGAAGTTGGAGAAGGTGAAGGAAATAAAGGCACGCCGGATTCTTTAACCTTGACGTCTCCAACTcttaagaaagagaaagatatcAAGCGTGAGAAGGACATAAAGAAAGAAGCTATTAAAACAGAACATCGTGATCCTGCTCATCGTACCAAAGATACGAAAGTAGCGGAATCAGAACTTGTTAGAGATCTGAAGGCACAACTTAA AAAGGCTGTGAATGAAATGAAAGAAATGAAATTGTTGTTAGATATGTATAAGGGTGTTGGGAAAGAGCAAAGAGATAAAGTACAATTAATGGCAGCTGAACGAAAAACAAGAGCAGAATTAGATGAATTACGACAACAGATAAAGAAAATTCAA GAAAGTAAACGAGAAGAGCGTAAAAAGTTGGCGGATGAAGATGCACAAATAAAGATTAAAAAATTAGAAGAACAGGCGTACACGCTTCAACGTCAGGTTGCTTCTCAGAAACAG AATTGTGTGTGGTTTCAGGAAGAGGAAGCTCTTCTGAATGAAATGGAAGTAACTGGCCAAGCTTTCGAGGACATGCAAGAGCAAAATTCCAGGCTAATTCAACAACTGCGCGAAAAGGATGACGCGAATTTTAAACTTATGACAGAAAGGATCAAGAGTAATCAGTTACATAAATTAGCTAGAGAGGAGAAAGATGTTTTAAAGGAACAAGTTTCTACACTAACAACACAAGTCGAAGCTGCTAATGTGGTCGTTCGTAAATTAGAGGAAAAAGAACGACTTTTACAAAATTCACTTGCTACCGTCGAAAAAGAATTAGCTTTAAGACAACAGGCGATGGAGATGCATAAACGGAAAGCTATCGAAAGCGCCCAATCTGCAGCAGATTTAAAGCTTCATCTTG AAAAGTACCATTCACAAATGAAAGAAGCCCAGCAAGTTGTAGCTGAGAAAACTAGCTCTTTAGAAGCAGAAGCATATAAAACAAAAAGATTACAG GAAGAAATAGCTCAGTTGAGACGAAAGGTCGAAAGAATGAAAAAGATAGAACTTGCTGAAACCTTGGATGAAGTGATGGCTGAAGAACTTCGAGAGTACAAAGAAACTCTTACTTGTCCTTCTTGTAAAGTGAAGCGAAAAGATGCGGTTTTAACAAAATGTTTTCACGTATTCTGTTGGGATTGTTTACGTACACGATATGAAACTAGGCAACGAAAATGTCCAAAATGTAATTGTGCTTTTGGAGCTAATGATTATCATCGCCTATATCTTTCCACATGA